One window of the Aulosira sp. FACHB-615 genome contains the following:
- a CDS encoding MFS transporter, translated as MMQPSDLDRKILPLSPSHTKKPIRTNTSNVTNHLKSVPISTNSQIYNQEISKPDVPTNGKEWTSDTVVNLAPNRKEESLPVATATEKTTGNGSGGEANSDKVQQQGFLPVLKNPNFLALWGGQVFCQLADKVYLVLMIALINTHFQAGSQSISGWVSALMMAFTIPAVLFGSVAGVFVDRWSKKAVLVATNIWRGILVLVIPLLLWFTHDWQPIGVLPVGFVMILGVTFLVSTLTQFFAPAEQAAIPLVVEEQHLLSANSLYTTTMMASVIIGFAIGEPILAIADSMWAQFGGSNGLGKEILVGGSYAIAGVILMLLTTKEKPHAPDTEFPHVFSDLRDGFAYLKANHQVRNALVRLIILFSVFAALTVLAVRMAEVIPNLKASQFGFLLAAGGVGVAVGATMLGQFGQRFSYSQLGLYGCLGMAASLIGLALFTTQLWLVLLFVAILGIFGAFVGIPMQTAIQTETPPEMRGKVFGLQNNVINIALTLPLALAGVAETFVGLKAVFLGLAAIAFFGGILTWYNSRQSA; from the coding sequence AAAAAACCGATTCGGACAAATACTTCTAATGTGACTAATCATTTGAAGTCTGTTCCTATCTCGACAAATAGTCAAATTTACAACCAAGAAATTTCTAAACCCGATGTTCCAACCAATGGTAAAGAATGGACATCGGATACAGTTGTCAATCTTGCCCCCAACCGGAAGGAAGAAAGTTTACCAGTTGCAACTGCAACAGAAAAAACTACCGGGAATGGTTCTGGCGGTGAAGCGAACTCAGACAAAGTACAACAGCAGGGATTTTTACCTGTATTAAAAAACCCGAATTTCTTAGCACTTTGGGGTGGGCAAGTGTTTTGCCAACTGGCTGATAAAGTGTACTTAGTATTGATGATTGCTTTAATCAATACTCACTTTCAAGCAGGTAGTCAAAGCATTAGTGGTTGGGTATCAGCATTGATGATGGCGTTTACCATTCCAGCCGTATTATTTGGTTCGGTGGCGGGAGTATTTGTAGATCGTTGGTCAAAAAAAGCAGTTTTGGTAGCAACCAATATTTGGCGGGGTATATTGGTTTTGGTAATTCCGTTGTTGTTGTGGTTCACTCATGATTGGCAACCCATCGGAGTTTTACCAGTAGGTTTTGTCATGATTTTGGGTGTGACTTTTTTGGTTTCCACACTGACACAGTTTTTTGCACCAGCCGAACAAGCAGCAATTCCCTTGGTAGTCGAAGAACAGCACTTACTTTCGGCAAACTCCCTGTATACAACAACTATGATGGCTTCAGTCATTATTGGCTTTGCCATCGGTGAACCAATTTTAGCGATCGCAGATAGTATGTGGGCGCAGTTTGGCGGTAGCAATGGCCTGGGTAAAGAAATTTTAGTGGGTGGCAGTTATGCGATCGCTGGTGTAATTTTAATGTTGTTGACCACCAAAGAAAAACCCCACGCTCCCGATACAGAATTTCCTCATGTTTTTTCAGACTTACGGGACGGTTTTGCTTACCTCAAAGCTAATCATCAAGTGCGGAATGCTTTAGTGAGGCTGATTATTTTATTTTCTGTCTTTGCCGCTTTAACAGTGTTGGCAGTGCGGATGGCAGAAGTGATTCCGAATTTAAAAGCTTCGCAATTTGGCTTTTTACTAGCAGCAGGTGGTGTAGGGGTTGCCGTTGGCGCAACAATGTTAGGACAGTTTGGACAACGCTTCTCCTATTCTCAACTTGGCTTGTATGGTTGTTTAGGAATGGCAGCATCTTTAATTGGTTTGGCTTTATTTACAACACAATTGTGGCTGGTGTTGTTGTTTGTGGCTATCTTAGGGATTTTTGGGGCGTTCGTTGGCATTCCGATGCAAACTGCGATTCAAACAGAAACTCCCCCAGAAATGCGGGGTAAAGTCTTTGGCTTACAAAATAATGTGATTAATATTGCCTTGACTTTACCTTTAGCACTAGCAGGGGTCGCCGAAACCTTTGTGGGATTGAAAGCTGTGTTTTTGGGACTAGCTGCGATCGCATTTTTTGGTGGGATTTTAACTTGGTATAACTCCCGTCAGTCTGCTTGA